One genomic segment of Hippoglossus hippoglossus isolate fHipHip1 chromosome 22, fHipHip1.pri, whole genome shotgun sequence includes these proteins:
- the ctsl.1 gene encoding cathepsin L.1 encodes MKLLLVVAAALAVASCANDSSVDSDFHAWKLKFERSYNSSSEEAEHMQIWLRNREVVLAHNAKADQGNSSYRLGMTYFADLEHEEFTRRLSRGCLSFFNASRSCRGSTFLRMLNLPNLPESVDWREKGYVTPVKDQGACGSCWAFSATGSLEGQHFRKTGKLVSLSEQQLVDCSGKYDNSGCNGGLMDNAFNYIKDNGGITTMDSYPYEAKDKECRFDPDTIAATCTGYKDITQNDEDSLKEAVYAIGPISVGINAASDSFQLYESGVYDEPGCSADLDHGVLIVGYGTEDGKDYWLVKNSWGETWGDEGYIKMRRNSGNQCGIASAASYPLVSYTAVYKSVALVWPCITWWLYLRLHRTNRHKGRMKLLLVAVAALAVASCASVSLEDLEFHAWKLKFGRSYNSPSEETHRMQIWLQNRKLVLVHNIMADQGIKSYRLGMNYFADLENEEYKRLISQGCLGSFNASLPRGGSTFLRLPEVTELPKNVDWRDKGYVTDVKDQKECGSCWAFSATGSLEGQNFRKIGKMVSLSEQQLVDCSGNYGNEGCNGGLMDNAFRYIQVNGGIDTEDSYPYEAEDGQCRYNPATIGAKCSGFVDIKQGDEDALKEALATIGPVSVAIDASHESFQFYESGVYDEPDCSSTELDHGVLAVGYGSDGEHDYWLVKNSWGLSWGDKGYIMMTRNKHNQCGIATASSYPLV; translated from the exons ATGAAGCTGCTGTtggttgttgctgctgctctggccgTGGCCAGCTGTGCCAACGACTCCTCGGTAGACTCGGACTTCCACGCCTGGAAACTCAAGTTTG AAAGATCCTACAACTCTTCATCAGAGGAGGCCGAGCACATGCAAATCTGGCTCAGAAACCGTGAAGTGGTGCTGGCGCACAATGCCAAGGCCGATCAGGGCAACTCCTCCTACCGACTTGGCATGACCTACTTTGCTGACCTG GAACATGAGGAGTTCACACGAAGGCTCTCTCGAGGCTGCCTGAGCTTTTTCAATGCTTCTAGGTCTTGCCGGGGCTCCACCTTCCTGCGGATGCTTAATCTCCCCAATCTGCCTGAAAGTGTGGACTGGAGGGAAAAGGGCTACGTCACTCCCGTCAAGGATCAAGGGGCCTGTGGCTCCTGCTGGGCCTTCAGTGCA ACTGGTTCGCTGGAGGGTCAGCACTTCAGGAAGACAGGGAAGCTGGTTTCCCTGagtgagcagcagctggtggaCTGCTCTGGTAAATATGACAATTCGGGCTGCAATGGAGGCTTAATGGACAATGCCTTCAATTACATCAAGGACAACGGAGGTATAACCACCATGGACTCCTACCCATATGAGGCTAAG GACAAAGAATGCCGTTTCGACCCTGACACCATCGCTGCCACATGCACCGGCTACAAAGATATAACACAAAATGATGAAGACAGCCTAAAGGAGGCTGTGTATGCCATTGGTCCCATTTCTGTGGGCATCAATGCTGCTTCGGATTCTTTCCAGTTATATGAATCAG GAGTGTATGATGAGCCGGGTTGCAGCGCAGATTTGGACCACGGTGTACTCATTGTGGGTTACGGCACTGAAGATGGCAAAGACTATTGGCTGGTCAAAAATAG ctgGGGTGAAACCTGGGGAGACGAGGGATACATCAAGATGAGAAGGAACAGTGGGAACCAGTGTGGCATCGCTTCTGCAGCCAGCTACCCCCTGGTCT CATACACAGCTGTATATAAGAGTGTCGCTCTGGTTTGGCCCTGCATCACCTGGTGGTTGTACCTTAGACTTCACCGTACAAATCGACATAAGGGCag GATGAAGCTGCTGTTGGTTGCTGTCGCTGCTCTGGCCGTGGCCAGCTGTGCCAGCGTGTCCCTGGAAGACCTGGAGTTCCACGCCTGGAAACTGAAGTTTG GAAGATCTTACAACTCTCCATCAGAGGAGACTCACCGCATGCAAATCTGGCTCCAAAACCGCAAACTGGTACTGGTGCACAATATCATGGCCGATCAGGGCATCAAATCCTACCGCCTTGGCATGAACTACTTTGCTGACCTG GAAAATGAGGAGTACAAGCGCTTGATTTCTCAGGGCTGCCTGGGCTCCTTTAACGCTTCTCTGCCTCGTGGTGGCTCCACCTTCCTGCGGTTGCCTGAAGTCACTGAACTGCCAAAAAACGTCGACTGGAGGGACAAGGGCTACGTCACTGACGTCAAGGACCAGAAGGAGTGTGGCTCCTGCTGGGCCTTCAGTGCA ACGGGTTCGCTGGAGGGTCAGAACTTCAGGAAGATAGGGAAGATGGTGTCCCTGagtgagcagcagctggtggaCTGCTCTGGTAACTATGGCAACGAGGGCTGCAATGGAGGCTTAATGGACAATGCCTTCCGTTACATCCAGGTCAACGGAGGTATAGACACAGAGGACTCCTACCCGTATGAGGCTGAG GACGGACAGTGCCGTTACAACCCTGCCACCATCGGTGCCAAATGCTCCGGCTTTGTTGATATAAAACAAGGTGATGAAGACGCCCTGAAGGAGGCCTTGGCCACCATTGGACCCGTGTCTGTGGCCATCGATGCTTCTCATGAGTCTTTCCAGTTTTATGAATCAG gagTTTATGATGAGCCGGATTGCAGCAGCACAGAATTGGACCACGGTGTTCTCGCTGTGGGATACGGCAGTGACGGCGAACATGACTATTGGCTGGTCAAGAACAG ctggGGTCTATCCTGGGGAGACAAGGGATACATCATGATGACCAGGAACAAACACAACCAGTGTGGCATCGCTACTGCATCCAGCTACCCCCTGGTCTGA